Below is a genomic region from Trichocoleus sp. FACHB-46.
TAGTGACATTGAGCAACAGGCAAACATTCTCTAAGTCAGGGAGCGATAAACTATCACTGGCCTTGGCAGCGATCGCCGTGGTGGTAGCCGAAACGCTAGAGCGGGTGAGTCTTGGCAATTGAGCAGCTGGGACTTTCCCCGTACCATCCAGCGTGGCAACACCGTTGGGCACACCTTTTTCGGCCGCATTAATTTTGGTAGAGATAGCAGTTGTTACCTCGCTATCTCGTGCAATACTGGCCGGAATTTGACTATCCGTAAAGACACCCGTCGTGATTTTGGCAGCGTCCAAGTCAGGGATATCAATTGCAACCAGGCTATTTTTAACCGCTAAACTACCCAAGCCTAAGTTGTTTCTCGCGGTTGCCGCACTATTAAGGTCGCTGAGGTTATTGGCGATCGCCAAGGCTCCCACCTGAGCAGCGGTGTAGTCACCCGACTGAGCATTAACCACACCACTACGACCAAACACAGAAGTTACACCTGTGGTTGGAGTTAATATCTCCTGCCAATGAGACAGAGTAGATGGTCCTGGTATCCGCAAGATGTAAGTTTTTAGAGAATCCAAACGGACAGCAACATCCCCCACCTCAGCAGTTAACGCCAACATTTCCGCTTCAGAATTAACAGGAAAGGTGTCATTAATGGCGATCGGCGGAATTTGAGCGGTCGGGACTTTTCCTGCGCCATCTAACGTTGCTACCCCGTTAGCTATCCCCTTCTGTGCTACTGGAATTGCTCCAACCTGGTCAGCGGTCACATTGTGGGGATTACTGGTGTTAGCTAGGTGACTGGCTGTTGCTTCTAGCGTCGTCGCTGGAGTCTCCCACCAATTTGTTTTGCCTGTGATGCTCTTGATGCGATTGGCGAGCCAGCCAAACCATTGAGTCAAACTGCCAGGACCGAGATTAGTTGGTGCAGTGGTATCAGAAGCAGTGCGATTGCCAATTTTGATGTCGGTCACACTGCTATCAGGGTGATCCAAAACTGCTGCTGACTGGTGGTTTGCCAGCTCCTGTCCTGACAACTTGCTATTTAAGCTTGCTTCTAATCCAGTGATAGTGACGATCGCCTGAGTACCCTCATGATTAGCCCGATCGAGCAAACTGGCAGTGTTAGCAATCGCCGCAGTTCCTAAACCTAGATTCGCTCTGGCTGTTGCTACATTGGCGATATCACTCAAGTTATTGGCGATCGCCAGTGCCCCAACCTGAGCAGCGGTGTAATCTCCTAGCTGTGCGACAACCGCACCAGTGCGGCCAAAAACTGACTGCACCGGAACATTAAAAGCTGGCAACTGAGAAGCGGCAACCTTGCCTGTACCGTCCAGTGTGGCAACGCCACCGGCTACTCCCTTTTCCGTAGCACCCACAAAATCATTGACAGAAGCGAGCGCTGCTGACCCTAACCCCAGGAGCGATCGAGCCCCTGATCCAGATTGCAAAACGAAACTACTACCATTGCCAACAATAAACGCACTATTAGCTGGCGACAGGGCAGCAAGCTCATTCAACCTAGAATTTAGAGGCTGATAGCTTGCATTAAACGGAATACCGATAACCGTCTCATCAGCCTTGCCGATATAAAGTGTGTTGGTCTCTTCGACCCAGGCAGGTTCACCAAACTTTAAAGCAGTAGGAGGCAAATTGCCAGGTGAACGCTTAAGCTGAAAAATCGTTTCCACCATCAGAAAATTCCTCCATCCAGGTGGAATGTAGCAGGTTCAAAATTGGGATCAGAATCAGGTTCTAGACTCTCTTCTATGGCCGTCAGCCTTGTCTCAATCACAGTTAAACTGTTCAGTCTTTCCAAAAGGTCTTTCAACAAGAAGCCATCTACAAAAATTCCGTTTGGTCCCACCATTAACTCGTGAGAAACACCGCCCTTTGTGTCTAGGGATTGAACTCGCACGAACTGCTCATCCACTGAGATCCGAGCACTCTCATTCCCCCAGTCCGGGTCATCACTATCCGCAGACCAATTGCCATCAAAAAAACTGCTCAGTGCAACGCCTTGTTTCGGATCAAGCCGTAACCCCACAGAGCGGCCCACACTTTGAGCTACGCGCATCGCCAGCGGCCCCTGCATAAACAAATTGCCACCCTTACCTCCCAAGCTGAACTGGCCAAAAGGAGTTTTGATACCAGCGCCGCCCAAGCCTGCAAAGATGCCACTGCGCTTACCGCCAAGACTAGGACCTAGCATTTCAGCCGACAACTTGCTAATGCGAGCGATCGCCCCTTTGCCCGTGGCATCAGCCGCCATCTCAGCCGTGGCTTGAGTTGCGCGAACAACCGCGCTCTGTCCCTTAGCGGGAATAGCGTTCACAACTTGATTCAGGCTAGATTGACCTTGCTGTAACGCAGGCGATAACTGCTTGGAGAGTTTGGCGATAGCTTGCGGCAACACCTCCTTAGCGGCATGTTCTGCAAGATTGGACGCTTGAGCATTGATCAAGCCTTGAAATCCATGACCTGCCAATTTTTTGAGCGCAGCTCCCACATCCCCACCTTTAATTAGGGACTGGGACAACTCCGCCAGCGGGCCAATGGCCCCGACCCAAGGCGATGCGGCTTCCAATTGGGTGACAGCCTGATCTACCAAACCGCGACTCATATGCCCAACTAATGTCTCTAAAGGAGAGTCAAAGTCATCCCTTGGCATTGTGAGCACTGCTCGCAGTGTCTCGTCACTGAGCAGCTTTTGCTGGGGTGCTGGTAGAAGCTTTCGCAGATCACGGACACGCTGCTGAATGGCTTGCGCCCGGTCGCTTTCTAGTTCTGGGAAATCTAAATTTAGGAGCGATTGAATCTGATCGAGATTCTTGTGCAGGCCCAAGCCAACTATGTTTTGAATTGCTGGAAAGCCACCGGGCGCGATCGCACCTAGCACCGCCTGTAGTTGTATTTCAGAGTCATGGCCAAGGCTTGTGAGGATAGGCGTAATCTTTTCTAGATCAAATCCTTTTGCTAGCTCCTCAGGTAGCAGAGCCTTAACCTGGCCAGCGATTGCGCCAAGATTGGTAGGCTGTTGCAAAATCTTTTCCACTTGGGGTACCAGAGTCGCGATCGCGCTAACGGCCCCCATTTGGGGAAACAGTGCAGCCCCTAGGAGTTGTGGGGAGACTGTTTGCAGCGTCGCTAATTGCTCCAGCCCTTGAGGGAGATAGCTACCCAGTCCTGTTTGCAATTTTCCCAGAACTGAATCTGCTCCACTAATGAACTCCTCAATGTCACTTCCTGGAACAAAGTCTCCCGCGATACGGCTAGCTTGCTTCAGCAGCTTGCGGCCAAGGTTCAGGTGTCCACCTAAAAACGATCGCGCTTTCGTCAGGGCTTGAGAAATCTGATTAACTGGTCCTTCTAGCTTGGCCTCAGCTCCATCCAACAAAAGAGAGGCGATCGCAGATGACTTCAGTTCAACTTTTCCATCAGCCTTGAGCGTTGACTGAGCTCCCTCTGCATTGCGCTGCACCACTGTCCCATCGGGTGAATGGGTTGTGAAAGCTTTGTCATTTTCAATGCGGGAGGTACCATCTTGCAGCAGTTGTAAGCGAGCATTCTGAGCAGTTTGCTGGGTAATGTCTCCCTTACCAGAGACATGCTGCAACACTCCATGAGGATAGGCGTTTAACTGGCTGGCATCAGCATCATTCTTGATCTCAAATACTTGTCCTGGTGTTGCTGATCCATACACCTCTTTGGAACGGTCCATCTCAGGCCAAGGGCTATCAACACGGCTGGGAATGCAACCCAACAAAATCATTTGTCGAGGATCACCCATCATTGGCAGTAGCGCTACTTGAGATCCCACCTTCAACAAGCGATGGGTACCTCCCGGAACAGCATTCGCGACAAATTCCTCAAGCACCCAGACCCAACCATCATTAGCATTGGGCAAGTCCGTATCTTGTTGAATCAAATCGCAACGAACCCGGACGCGACCAAGCTTCTCTGGATCATTAAGCGAAGTAATTTCACCGGGCACCCATCCAATGATGAAGCCCTCTTCTAAATGACTCGCCAGCCCTTCCGGGCGCTCTGGTGTAAATATGCGGGAGAGAGAAGGCATGCGCTATCAAGTTAGCTAAAAAACAAGACCGCACCCCGATTGGACTGCGGTCTCCAGTTATGGATAACCCTATGACTACAAAATTGAGCGATCGCCGCTTTGAGATGCTTCCGAGAAATCAACTAGCTCTCATTTATTTAGCCTCGCTTTGATTGATGAGCATTATATTAATCTAATAACAATAATCTTATTAGGAAATTGAAGCTAAGTTATCGCAGCAGTTACAACAAGCTGATCACCAAGATGGAAGCCATGCAGCAGCGAGTTCCACGGCAAGGAATTCGTTGGGCCATGGACAATGCCAAAGCTGTAGATCAAAGCTGTCGCGATCACTTAGAAACTCAAGGGCGGGGTGGAACGCCACCGCCGTTAAGCAGCATGACGCGGCAAATTTACGCCAAGGACGGAGAACCGGATGGTTCTGGCATCGTGGATCACCTCACTTTGGAGTTCCGGAAACGAGGTGACAAGTTCTACGCCACCCTTGGCATTCCTAACGGTAAGCCTGCCATGATTGCCAAAGTGCAGGACCGAGGAACCACGGTGCGCGTAACTGAGAAGATGCGCGGTTTCTTATCGGCTCGTTATGGCATTCACCTGCGGCAAGAGACTACCCACATCAACATTCCAGGCCGACACTTTTGGGAGCGATCGCTCCGACGTGGGCGATCTAAAGCGATGCGTGAACTGAAGCGGTTTTTCAGAGAGGTGACCCGGTGACCAACTACCGGATCGAGAGAGTTGGGGTCAAAGGAATACGGGTGCAATCGTTGCTAAATTTACTTGCCCCAGAACCAAAAGAAGAGGATGACGATCAGATGGAGAAGGCGGTATGAACAGTTCGGAAATCGCGATCGCCCCTAGGCCTAGCCCGACCGCAGGTGACACCATCATTGAGGATCTAGAACGCGAGTGTGCTTGGTGGCAAAAAGTTTTGCGGTTGCAAGACTGGACCATTACTGAAATTTCAATGATCCGCCGCTGGGAGCTTCCTAATCCGAAAGCTAAAAGCAAGGTTGATTGGAACATACAAAATAAGACCGCCCAAATCAGCATTCTAGAAGCGATTGATTTGCGAGAGGAAGATCGTTTTGATTCCACTTTTGAGTTGGTCAAGCAGTTGGTCTGGTTACACTTCTCGCTGTTTTTGGTCGAAGAAGACACAATCGCCGAAATTGCTCAATGCCAAGCTGTTCACTCAATCACCCAAGGTTTGGTTTCCACCTCCAGAAACTCCAGGATAAAGGTTCAAGAACAGTCCGCATTCTTTACTCTGCAAGAGCTTCAGAAAAAATGTGAGTACTGGCAAAAAACTTTGCGCTTGCAAGACTGGCAAGTTGAGCTCAAGTTTGCACGTGCTTCCGAACTCGCTAGGCCTACTAATCTAGGTCAAGCCCACATTAATTCCACCCACAAAGCGGCTTGGATCAAACTGCTCGACCCCATTGATCAGCAAGATGGCGATCGAATGATAGCAGCAGACCATGAGGAAACCTTAGTCCATGAACTGCTGCACCTACACTTTGACCCATTCATGGACTTAACTAATTCTGCCCGCAACACTGCTCAAGAAATCGCGATCGAGATGCTTGCCCATGCACTAGTGGTCAGTCAATTATTAGTTGATGGGTAAAGTCGATGCAGTTTTATCCTGGCATCTGCGGTCGTAAATCGCCAATCAATCCAGGTCTTCTCTTGATTGCGCTGCTCTTGCCAAGCTTCTACTTCTGTCTTTAACACGCTGAGGTCGCCAATCCGACGATCTAAACATTGACGGCTCAAAACGCTCAGTTCAATTTCAGCCATGTTTAACCAACTTCCATGCTTTGGTGTCGGACAAAACTCTAAACGACTGAGAATCCGTTGAGCTTCAGCAGGCTCAAACGCTTTGTACAACGAAGCGGGAGAATGGGTGTTGAGGTTATCTTGTACCACGGTAATCTTAACAGCCTCAGGATAGTCCTCATCGACCAGTGCTTTCAGTAAATGGGCATAATCAATCGCGGTTCGCCGTTCCGTCACTTCCACTCGTCGCCACCCGACTATCGGCTCACAAATCATAAACAAGTTCGCGGTGCCGTTGCGTTCAAACTCATAGTCCACTCGTTCGGGCTGACCGGGCTGAGCTGGAATGGGTCTGACGGTTTCTTTGACTAATTGTTTGGTAGCCTCATCAATGCAAACCACCGGGAAGGCTGAATGATAGGCACTTTGATACACCTCTAACACCGCCTCCATGCGCCAAACAAATTCAGCATTTTGTTCTGGTGGAATCACCCAACATTCTTGCTTCCAAGGTTGCAGTTCGTTTTTTTAAAACTTGTCGCACACACTCATGGCTGAGTTCTTCGACATACCCGAGTTCAACCATCTGGTCGGCTAACAATCGGACTGTCCACCGTCCTCTTCCCTGAGGAACCTCACTGCAACGTAAGGCAATCAAATGCGCCTCTAAGTCGCCTGTTAATTTGTGTTTTCGTCCGGCTCCTGGACGAACCTTTAAGGCCGCTTCCATGCCCTCTTCGACAAAGCGTTGACGCACGCGCTCAACCGTTCTGATACTCACATCGAATGCCTCTTTGATATCCCCATCGCGCCAACTTCCGTTGGGTTGATTGCAGTCTGCCTTGAGAAGAATTCGAGCATGATTGATCTGATACAGCGGTTGCCATTTGAGTAAGCCACACAGCTACCAGCTTAAAAGTTTACTGCTCGCGTTTCCCTGTGGCTTACCAATCCGAGAATTGCTGTAAGCCGCATGCTTGCCAGTGGTTATAAAGCGCTCCAGATACTGCCGTTCTATTTCAGTGAGACGCACAACGTATTTCTTGGGCATTGCCTTGGTAACTTGATCAACTGGCTCTATCCTACTCCAGAAGCCCGTCAAGCTTTTATTGACTGACCACTAGTAAACTTGAATCGAGGTGCTCATGAGCCTCTATTCTGATCTTGAGGAAATTCAGAAGGTGTTGACCTTCTATGCCAGTCCCGACAACTACAACGAAGATGGCATTGCGGGACACTCAATTCTGTTTGGATGGGAGCATGACTGTGGCCAGCGAGCTCAAGCAGTTCTACAAAAATGCGATCGCCTGCTGCATAAGTTGGCTCAGCTAGAGCAGGCACCAAAGCAGGAGAAACAGAAAGCTGCTATCGTTACCAGTCACAACCTCCATATTGATGTTTGGACCCGTTGCTTTGCGTCTACCAACCTAATACCACTACTAGCCCAAGCTTGGCAGGGATGGACGCAATTAGGGCCAGGAGCGGTATTTATCGGCTGCTACTGGAGCTTTCAACAAGGACTTCTAAAGCATCAAGTCCAAAGCTCCTACTTAGATTTGAGCAGTATTGAACCTCAAGCTGAAGAGCCAATCAGAAGTGAAATCATGGTGAAGGTAGCCGACTATGATCCGGTCAAGGAAGCGATTGTTGTGTTCTACGGCAATGACCTGAGCCAAGGAGGGAGGTTCAAGCTATCCCTCAACCGTAACTTCATTAAATGCATGGCGATCGCCTCCGAGGAGTTTACAGCCGTTGAGTGCGCTGAGAAGCTAGGCATTGTGCAGGAGGCACTGAGTGCTACCAAAGCGGTGAAGCTGCCTTTAGATGAGGCACAGAAGACCCCTGCTAAGGCAGGGCACATTCTTCCATCGCTCGTAATCTCATCTATCCCAGAACTATGAGACTCGCTTACCAGTACCGACTGCGATTGACCACACAACAGAAAACCACAATCGATCGGTGGCTTGAGCTTTGCCGTCGTCAATACAACTATCGGCTAGCCGAGCGATTCAATTGGTACGAGAAAAATCGTTGTGATGTCAATGCCTGTCCACTCGTCTGTCATCTGCCAGAGTTAAAAGATCGTCCTGACTTCTACAGCCAGAAACGGGATCTGGTGAACTCAAAAAAGCTTTTTCCTGAATATAAAGAGCTTCCTTCCCATACTCTGCAAGATGTGATTGCACGAGTGGAGAAGGCGTTCGACCGATGGCTGAGCGGTGATAGCAATGGAAGGCGAAACGGTAAACCTCGATTCAAGGGTCAAGGGCGATTCCGTTCTATTGCATTTCCAGATCCAGTGAAGCCAGAACACATCGACGGGCGATTCATCCAGCTTCCGAAAATCGGCAAACTCAAGATGATTCTGCACCGTCCCATGCCGGATGGATTCAAGGTGAAAACGGCTGCAATTATCAAGAAGGTGGATGGCTATTACATCACGCTGTCTTTGCAAGATTTGTCTGTGCCCGTACTCACGCCTGATGTTCCAACACTGGAAAATACCATCGGAATTGACATGGGACTTAAGGCGTTTCTGGTAGACGATTCGGGGAAAGACGAGCCCATCCCCCAACACTACCGGAAAGCGGAGAAGCGGCTGAAACGATTGCAGCGTTCACTGTCTCGCAAAAAGAAGGGTTCTAGCCGTCGTAAGAAGGCGATTAAGCGAGTCTCTAAGGCGCATCTGAAAGTATCAAATCAACGGAAAGACTTTCACTACAAAACCGCGAAAAAGCTTTTATCTCAAGGAAAGCATGTTGCTCACGAAAAGTTAAACATCAAAGGGATTGCCAGAGGCAGACTGGCAAAATCAACGCATGATGCTGGATGGGGTCAATTCCTGCAAATTCTCTCAATCAAGGCTGAAAGAGCTGGGTTGATGGCAATTGCAGTGAATCCAAGTGGCACAAGTCAGAACTGTTCTGGATGCGGCACGAAAGTTCCAAAAACATTAAAGGACAGACTTCACGCCTGTCCTAAGTGTGAGCTAACGATTGACCGTGACCATAATGCAGCAATCAACATCAAACATTTGGCGGTAGGGCATTCCGTCAATAAAGCTCAGGTAACGTCCGATGCAGTAGCAGGAGTCACTGAGAAGCCCACGTCCTATACTGACGCATAGAGCGTGGGAGTATGTCACCAGTGTTCATCATTCAAACCCTAGAACTCAGCCGCAAAACAGCTTTACCAGAAGTGAACAATATTGTGCGATCGCAAGGTGCATTGGTGATCGTTGCTGACCAATCTCAAGGTGAGCTGCTGACTCCTTTGCTAACACCGCGTATGGCAAGCGACTACTTAGGGTTTGAGTTACGGCCTAATGAGCAGAACATCACTGTGGCACTGCACCGGTCTCCCAATCATTCCTATAGCTTTAATGGCAACAGTTGGGTGCCTAGTCCCGACCCAACGTTCTACACACCTGACCAAATTCGCCAAACCTTATCTGCTTGGGCTGGCCCTCTACAATTCCGCTTGAGGCTGCAACGCTATAGCAACGGCGAGTCTCCAAAATTGCAGGAGCTAAAGGTGGGGTATGAGGTACCAGGCGATCGCCTTAGCTACTTAATAGATATTGCCCTGCCCAACTTCTTCTCAGTGCCCGTGCAGCTCACCCGCTGGGTACGTCCTTCGCCAGACGGTCTATCGGTACCACTTCCCTCCAGCTTCACACCCGATCGCTTGTCGAGCGTAAAAGTTCTTTCCCCAGAACTGAGACCACAACCCGGAACAGTGGTCACCACGCCAACCCCTAGAATCACACTCAGCAACCCGATCCCCCAACAGCCTAGCCGCCTAATCTTCAAGTTCAAACCCAAGGCTGCGCACCAGCCAGGGGTTTATCAAATTACTGAGCTACCTTGCATCGTTCTGCGCTTACTCGACGGCACGAACTATCGTCGTATGACCGCTGAAGATTCTATTCGCCTGCCAGATGGTCAATCGCGGCTATGGCAAACAACTTATCTCTATAATCAGCCTCTTGAAGTGCTGGTAATTGCATCAGAAATGGAAGATGCAAGGGCGATCGCCAACCAACTCATGCAGCGGGTCAGTTCTATGGGGCACATTGACGCACCTCCTTCAGCCCTAGAAATTCCCCTGCACCTGACTCAAGGCATTCGCTCAGGTGACGTGTTGGAGCAAAATAACTTGATCACCCTCACTTTACGGGTGGTCCTGCTTAACATGACTGAGGGTGAAACGGTTAGGGACGTGCCAACTTTAATGGAGATTGAAAAGGATTTTAGTCCCAAAACGGAAGTCTTTTAGGAAAAACGATCAAGATTTCCATCAGTAACCTATCGGTTGCTACCAATCCAACTTCCCTGCTCGTCATAGTTTTGCGATCCACTCCAGCCCCCTGCATTCCAAACCGCATCAAACGCTGGTTTCATAATTGAAAGAAGGTGAACATCAAAACTATCAACTAAGATTTCTGGAATTAAAAGCCTATTCCTATCAATGGGATGCACACGTCCAGAAGGTCCGTAAGAATTAGAGATGATCTGATAACCTTTCACACCGACAAAACTTAGCATGAGCACTAATGGTGGTTCTATACCAAGCTCTTGCTGAATATCAAAAATTCGTTCCAATTTCTTGATGAGCTCTCCTTCGTAGTAAGGACGAATATATAAGCTCTCATCAGGCTGCGGCGCTACTGTAGAAGCATCAACAATTTCAAAAATCCCGTTTCTAAAAAACTGAAGATAGCCGAAAGCATGTTTCTCTTGTCGATTCCTCAAGGCACTTACAGAAGTTAGATATCCGTCAAGGTTGTACCTGCCATCCCAGCCGGAACTTCCCAATGGTCCTGGCGTTTTATTTTCTAGCAGCATCACATCAAGCTGGTTTACTAGGTCAAACGCCTCAAGTGGAATAATGTGAAACACTAATTTTGCTCCAGATATCATGGGTACTGGGCTTTCATCAGACGAAATCAAATCAAGCCGCTCTCGGCGAAAAGATCTAATACGTTCTACAAGGGACTCTGAGCGGCTGAAAGCAGCCCGAATTTCTCCTACATCCATTTGGTGCTTTCCCCCTGAATTGCGAACATAGAATCTTGCAGCGTTTCCAAAGGTCACCATATGAGGTGCTACCCAGCTTCTAGGTATTTGTAGAACTATAACCACTCGCTGGTTTTGAAGAGTAACAACCTCAATATTCAGTCCTGGAATTCTAGGAGAAATCCCATCCCGAATCATGTTCTCCATTCTGAGCTTTTCTGCATCTGGATTGTCGAGCTCTAAGCCGCAGAGCTGAGTAGGTAGCCCCGCATCTTCACCCATTCCGAAGATTAGATGCCCACCTACTGTATTGGCGAACGAGGAAACATCATAAAGAAATTCTTTCTTTTTCTCATCGCTGCTAGCTAGGCGATCTCTCTTATAATCAATGATCTTCCCCTCAGGAAAGGCATTGGCGTTGTCTATTAATGCCTGAAGATCAGCCTCAGTGAGTGAGCTTATGGGTTTACCGTTAAGTAACATACTGAGTTTCTTCTTCCAATTCAGCTATTTTTTACTAACCCAGCCTAGCTCAAGCAACCTCGCCAAACCCCAACTAATAGACCTTGCAGCACTACGTCAGAGGCAAGAACTCGGATAGGTTCATAACGTGGGTTGGCAGGCTTGAGAACCACTTGCTTACCGTCTCGATGAAAGTATTTGAGGGTTGTGCCCTCCCCCTGCACCAAAGCTGCCACGATCGCACCGTTCTTCAAGGCTTGTGGATCGGGTACTGGCATCATAATGACGACATCACCATTGTTGATCATGGCCCCGATCATGCTATCTCCTCGCACTTGGAGAGCAAAGCAACCGGGTTGAAGCGCAATTCCAGCCAGGTCT
It encodes:
- a CDS encoding helix-turn-helix domain-containing protein gives rise to the protein MLLNGKPISSLTEADLQALIDNANAFPEGKIIDYKRDRLASSDEKKKEFLYDVSSFANTVGGHLIFGMGEDAGLPTQLCGLELDNPDAEKLRMENMIRDGISPRIPGLNIEVVTLQNQRVVIVLQIPRSWVAPHMVTFGNAARFYVRNSGGKHQMDVGEIRAAFSRSESLVERIRSFRRERLDLISSDESPVPMISGAKLVFHIIPLEAFDLVNQLDVMLLENKTPGPLGSSGWDGRYNLDGYLTSVSALRNRQEKHAFGYLQFFRNGIFEIVDASTVAPQPDESLYIRPYYEGELIKKLERIFDIQQELGIEPPLVLMLSFVGVKGYQIISNSYGPSGRVHPIDRNRLLIPEILVDSFDVHLLSIMKPAFDAVWNAGGWSGSQNYDEQGSWIGSNR
- a CDS encoding phage baseplate assembly protein V; this translates as MPSLSRIFTPERPEGLASHLEEGFIIGWVPGEITSLNDPEKLGRVRVRCDLIQQDTDLPNANDGWVWVLEEFVANAVPGGTHRLLKVGSQVALLPMMGDPRQMILLGCIPSRVDSPWPEMDRSKEVYGSATPGQVFEIKNDADASQLNAYPHGVLQHVSGKGDITQQTAQNARLQLLQDGTSRIENDKAFTTHSPDGTVVQRNAEGAQSTLKADGKVELKSSAIASLLLDGAEAKLEGPVNQISQALTKARSFLGGHLNLGRKLLKQASRIAGDFVPGSDIEEFISGADSVLGKLQTGLGSYLPQGLEQLATLQTVSPQLLGAALFPQMGAVSAIATLVPQVEKILQQPTNLGAIAGQVKALLPEELAKGFDLEKITPILTSLGHDSEIQLQAVLGAIAPGGFPAIQNIVGLGLHKNLDQIQSLLNLDFPELESDRAQAIQQRVRDLRKLLPAPQQKLLSDETLRAVLTMPRDDFDSPLETLVGHMSRGLVDQAVTQLEAASPWVGAIGPLAELSQSLIKGGDVGAALKKLAGHGFQGLINAQASNLAEHAAKEVLPQAIAKLSKQLSPALQQGQSSLNQVVNAIPAKGQSAVVRATQATAEMAADATGKGAIARISKLSAEMLGPSLGGKRSGIFAGLGGAGIKTPFGQFSLGGKGGNLFMQGPLAMRVAQSVGRSVGLRLDPKQGVALSSFFDGNWSADSDDPDWGNESARISVDEQFVRVQSLDTKGGVSHELMVGPNGIFVDGFLLKDLLERLNSLTVIETRLTAIEESLEPDSDPNFEPATFHLDGGIF
- a CDS encoding RNA-guided endonuclease TnpB family protein; the protein is MRLAYQYRLRLTTQQKTTIDRWLELCRRQYNYRLAERFNWYEKNRCDVNACPLVCHLPELKDRPDFYSQKRDLVNSKKLFPEYKELPSHTLQDVIARVEKAFDRWLSGDSNGRRNGKPRFKGQGRFRSIAFPDPVKPEHIDGRFIQLPKIGKLKMILHRPMPDGFKVKTAAIIKKVDGYYITLSLQDLSVPVLTPDVPTLENTIGIDMGLKAFLVDDSGKDEPIPQHYRKAEKRLKRLQRSLSRKKKGSSRRKKAIKRVSKAHLKVSNQRKDFHYKTAKKLLSQGKHVAHEKLNIKGIARGRLAKSTHDAGWGQFLQILSIKAERAGLMAIAVNPSGTSQNCSGCGTKVPKTLKDRLHACPKCELTIDRDHNAAINIKHLAVGHSVNKAQVTSDAVAGVTEKPTSYTDA
- the lexA gene encoding transcriptional repressor LexA gives rise to the protein MNPPLTPPQQELLEWLESYIQEHQTCPSYREMTVAMGLRSAAPVQQRLAQLRDKGYVTWKQGCARSLRVLKPLKPKGIPIVGAIAAGEVVTPFADVVEHLDLAGIALQPGCFALQVRGDSMIGAMINNGDVVIMMPVPDPQALKNGAIVAALVQGEGTTLKYFHRDGKQVVLKPANPRYEPIRVLASDVVLQGLLVGVWRGCLS